Proteins from a genomic interval of Beijerinckia indica subsp. indica ATCC 9039:
- a CDS encoding 2,3-bisphosphoglycerate-dependent phosphoglycerate mutase, which yields MDRLLVLVRHGQSDWNLKNLFTGWKDPDLTEKGIGEAQAAGRGLKAKGLAFDIAFTSALTRAQHTLKLILGELGTPDVPTTREQALNERDYGDLSGLNKDDARQKWGEEQVHVWRRSYDISPPGGESLKDTVARVLPYYCQSILPAVLDGKKTIVAAHGNSLRALVMVLDGLTPETIPSMELETGVPLIYRLRANSTVESKEVLKLG from the coding sequence ATGGATCGTCTTCTCGTGCTGGTGCGCCATGGTCAAAGCGATTGGAATTTAAAGAACCTCTTCACGGGGTGGAAGGATCCGGATCTAACGGAAAAGGGCATTGGAGAAGCTCAGGCGGCGGGGCGTGGTCTCAAGGCGAAAGGTCTTGCGTTCGATATTGCCTTTACATCCGCTCTGACACGCGCGCAGCACACATTGAAATTGATCCTCGGCGAATTGGGAACGCCCGATGTGCCGACGACGCGCGAACAGGCGCTCAATGAGCGTGATTACGGTGATCTCTCCGGGCTGAACAAGGATGATGCACGACAGAAATGGGGCGAGGAGCAAGTCCATGTCTGGCGGCGTTCCTATGATATCTCGCCCCCCGGTGGTGAGAGCCTGAAGGATACAGTGGCGCGGGTCTTGCCTTATTACTGCCAGAGCATTTTGCCGGCCGTGCTCGATGGCAAAAAAACCATTGTCGCCGCGCATGGCAATTCCCTGCGAGCCCTCGTGATGGTGCTTGACGGATTGACGCCAGAGACCATCCCCTCGATGGAACTTGAGACCGGTGTGCCGTTGATTTATCGCCTGCGCGCTAATTCGACGGTTGAAAGCAAGGAAGTTCTGAAACTGGGCTGA
- a CDS encoding response regulator → MERLDILLVDDDLLVRHVIADEIAEAGHFVLTVACGEAALEALADNPAITLVLVDYAMPGMMGPDLIREIRNRRPDLKVAMLTGYAEILRMNERHDDYPIIAKGLRMEELIKAVEAAARGEATEVAEDAASTRVEMVLEQMAPRPAVEGIQRQLYTLYERTLQDNLPQPLTKLLDKLGDGGTPSDPRKPS, encoded by the coding sequence ATGGAAAGGCTGGATATTCTTCTCGTCGATGACGATCTGCTGGTTCGTCACGTCATTGCCGATGAAATTGCGGAGGCGGGTCATTTCGTTTTGACCGTTGCTTGTGGCGAAGCCGCCTTGGAAGCCCTTGCCGACAATCCCGCCATCACTCTTGTTTTGGTCGATTATGCCATGCCGGGCATGATGGGGCCTGACCTGATCCGCGAGATCCGAAATCGGCGGCCTGACCTTAAAGTGGCGATGCTGACCGGCTATGCCGAAATCCTGCGCATGAACGAACGGCATGATGATTATCCGATCATCGCCAAGGGGCTGCGCATGGAGGAATTGATCAAGGCCGTGGAGGCGGCGGCGCGCGGCGAGGCGACCGAAGTGGCGGAGGATGCCGCCTCGACCCGAGTCGAAATGGTACTGGAGCAGATGGCGCCACGCCCAGCCGTCGAAGGCATCCAACGGCAGCTTTATACGCTTTACGAGCGGACCTTGCAGGACAACCTGCCGCAGCCTCTGACCAAATTGTTGGACAAGCTCGGCGACGGCGGCACGCCGTCCGATCCGCGCAAGCCCTCCTGA
- the def gene encoding peptide deformylase has product MALRSIITIPDPLLRRVCDPVADVDSEIRRLMDDMLETMYDAPGIGLAASQIAVMKRVIVMDVAKRRKGEDGAEADVAPQPLALANPEILWASEELSTYEEGCLSIPDYYEEVVRPARVRVGYLDRQGQRQELEADGILATCVQHEIDHLNGVLFIDHISRLKRERIVKKFSKAAKRDNHSAPKEKSKADSEA; this is encoded by the coding sequence ATGGCTTTGCGTTCGATCATCACCATTCCCGATCCCCTTTTGCGGCGTGTCTGTGACCCGGTTGCCGATGTCGATTCCGAGATCCGGCGGCTGATGGATGACATGCTCGAAACCATGTATGACGCGCCAGGTATCGGCTTGGCCGCCAGCCAGATCGCGGTCATGAAACGGGTCATCGTCATGGATGTCGCCAAACGGCGCAAAGGTGAGGATGGCGCCGAAGCCGATGTCGCGCCTCAGCCTTTGGCGCTCGCCAATCCGGAAATCCTCTGGGCCTCGGAAGAGCTTTCGACCTATGAAGAGGGTTGCCTGTCCATCCCCGATTATTACGAGGAAGTGGTTCGTCCGGCCCGCGTCCGTGTCGGCTATCTCGATCGCCAGGGGCAGCGGCAGGAATTGGAAGCCGATGGCATTCTTGCGACCTGCGTGCAGCATGAGATCGACCATCTGAACGGCGTGCTCTTCATCGATCATATTTCCCGTCTGAAACGGGAGAGGATCGTCAAGAAATTCAGCAAAGCCGCCAAACGGGACAATCATTCCGCTCCGAAAGAAAAGAGCAAGGCGGATAGCGAAGCCTGA
- the fmt gene encoding methionyl-tRNA formyltransferase → MRVVFMGTPVFSVPVLNALIEAGHQVAAVYTRAPRPAGRRGLDLTPSPVHLAAQQHDLPVETPKSLRSEEALATLRAYAPDVLVVVAYGLILPKAILDVPPFGALNLHASLLPRWRGAAPIQRAIMAGDSQSGIELMRMEEGLDTGPVGLVGEVTIGPDMTGGELHDLLSLRAATLIIEGLQKLEAGTLTFTPQTEDGVIYAKKIEKVEARIDWRRPAHEVYNLIRALSPFPGAFFEVDLGKGLERIKILRAELTHTPAAQPGEILDAGLSIACGEGEGSGAIKLLDIQRSGKAPMSAEAFLRGTKLPASTRLPLPDLHAPL, encoded by the coding sequence TTGCGCGTCGTGTTTATGGGAACGCCGGTTTTTTCCGTGCCGGTTCTGAATGCCCTGATCGAAGCGGGGCATCAGGTGGCGGCGGTCTATACGCGAGCGCCACGGCCTGCGGGGCGGCGCGGCCTGGATCTGACGCCGTCGCCCGTCCATCTCGCGGCGCAGCAGCATGATTTGCCCGTCGAGACGCCCAAAAGCCTGCGATCGGAAGAGGCTCTCGCGACTTTGCGCGCCTATGCGCCGGATGTTCTGGTCGTGGTTGCTTATGGGCTCATCCTGCCCAAAGCCATTCTCGATGTTCCGCCGTTTGGCGCGCTCAATCTCCATGCCTCGCTGCTGCCGCGCTGGCGGGGAGCCGCGCCGATTCAGCGGGCGATCATGGCAGGCGATAGCCAGTCCGGCATTGAGCTCATGCGGATGGAAGAGGGACTCGATACCGGGCCCGTCGGGCTTGTCGGCGAAGTGACCATTGGCCCCGACATGACCGGCGGCGAATTGCATGATCTTCTCTCGCTTCGCGCCGCCACGCTCATCATCGAGGGGCTGCAAAAGCTGGAAGCTGGAACGCTGACGTTCACGCCGCAGACCGAGGACGGGGTGATCTATGCCAAGAAGATCGAAAAGGTCGAGGCGCGGATCGATTGGCGGCGGCCCGCTCACGAGGTTTATAATCTCATCCGCGCCCTTTCGCCTTTCCCTGGTGCTTTCTTCGAGGTGGATCTCGGCAAGGGGTTGGAGCGCATCAAGATTCTGCGGGCAGAACTCACACACACGCCTGCCGCGCAGCCCGGTGAAATCCTTGATGCGGGCCTGAGCATAGCCTGTGGCGAGGGGGAAGGGAGCGGCGCGATCAAGCTTCTCGATATTCAACGGTCCGGCAAAGCACCCATGAGCGCCGAGGCCTTTTTGCGCGGCACGAAACTGCCTGCCAGCACCCGATTGCCGCTGCCCGATCTCCATGCCCCGCTATAA
- the truA gene encoding tRNA pseudouridine(38-40) synthase TruA, producing MPRYKLTVEYDGASFVGWQRQKNGLSVQEVIETALLAINGAPVGIRGAGRTDAGVHASAQVAHADLAREWRPDVLRDALNAHMRPALVAVVAAEPVPETFDARFSAIRRHYLYRIINRRAPLTFEAGRAWLVKRRLDARAMHEAAQVLTGRHDFSTFRAAECQAASPIRTLERLDVQAVGDLIEIRASARSFLHHQVRSMVGSLEMVGSGKWSAGDLRAALEACDRRRCGMVAPAAGLYLTGVDYPEEGEEKGAQPFFGE from the coding sequence ATGCCCCGCTATAAATTAACTGTCGAATATGACGGCGCGTCCTTTGTGGGTTGGCAGAGGCAGAAGAATGGGCTCTCGGTTCAGGAAGTGATCGAGACGGCTCTCTTGGCCATCAATGGCGCGCCGGTTGGCATTCGCGGAGCGGGCCGCACGGATGCCGGCGTTCATGCGAGTGCTCAAGTGGCCCATGCCGATCTTGCGCGGGAATGGCGTCCCGATGTCCTGCGCGATGCCTTGAACGCGCATATGCGTCCGGCTTTGGTCGCTGTCGTGGCGGCGGAACCTGTCCCGGAAACGTTCGACGCGCGCTTTTCAGCCATCCGCCGGCATTATCTCTACCGTATCATCAATCGCCGTGCGCCTCTGACCTTTGAGGCGGGGCGCGCCTGGCTGGTTAAACGCCGGCTCGATGCGCGAGCCATGCATGAAGCGGCGCAAGTCCTGACCGGACGCCATGATTTTTCGACCTTTCGGGCGGCGGAATGCCAGGCGGCGAGCCCAATCCGCACGCTGGAGCGTTTGGACGTGCAAGCCGTGGGCGATCTCATCGAAATCCGGGCGAGCGCGCGATCCTTCCTGCATCATCAGGTGCGCTCGATGGTGGGGTCGCTCGAAATGGTCGGTTCCGGCAAATGGAGCGCAGGGGATCTGCGGGCGGCTCTGGAGGCCTGTGATCGGCGCCGTTGTGGCATGGTCGCTCCGGCCGCCGGCCTTTATCTGACCGGGGTCGATTATCCTGAAGAAGGAGAAGAAAAAGGGGCTCAGCCCTTTTTCGGCGAATAG
- a CDS encoding polyhydroxyalkanoic acid system family protein, with the protein MSKSIIVTLPHALSAEEAKKRIAERIDVLRTAYIDKLAYSEAVWTENRADLRVVAFGQTATAQVHVLQEIIRLEVQLPWILATLSGKIQNVLTQNAQESLQIGYSPKKG; encoded by the coding sequence ATGTCGAAATCCATCATCGTGACCCTGCCGCACGCGCTGAGCGCCGAGGAAGCCAAGAAACGCATCGCCGAGCGCATCGATGTTCTTCGCACCGCCTATATCGATAAGCTCGCCTACTCGGAAGCCGTATGGACCGAGAACCGGGCTGATCTCAGGGTTGTCGCCTTCGGCCAGACCGCCACGGCGCAAGTCCATGTTTTGCAGGAGATCATTCGGCTCGAAGTGCAATTGCCCTGGATTCTCGCAACGCTCTCCGGCAAGATCCAGAATGTCCTGACTCAGAACGCGCAGGAATCCCTGCAGATCGGCTATTCGCCGAAAAAGGGCTGA
- a CDS encoding DUF3574 domain-containing protein: MRRSISLMALVALSLSGMRHAVAEEAKPSTGACQTLARLELFFGAGSSQKPVSHTAFARFLAREVTPRFPQGLSLFEGTGQWRDSKGRSSQEASRLLLIFYVPDTESNEKIEAIRQAYKRRFHQQSVLRADGTSCVSF; the protein is encoded by the coding sequence ATGCGGCGATCGATAAGCCTTATGGCGCTTGTCGCCTTGAGCCTTTCTGGGATGCGGCATGCCGTAGCCGAGGAAGCCAAGCCTTCCACCGGTGCCTGCCAAACATTGGCCAGGCTAGAGCTTTTCTTCGGCGCGGGATCATCGCAAAAGCCGGTCAGCCACACAGCCTTCGCGCGCTTCCTCGCGCGCGAAGTCACACCCCGTTTCCCGCAAGGCCTCAGCCTGTTTGAAGGCACCGGCCAATGGCGTGATTCCAAAGGACGATCCAGCCAGGAAGCAAGCCGCCTGCTCCTCATCTTTTATGTGCCCGACACCGAATCCAACGAAAAGATCGAAGCCATTCGTCAGGCTTATAAGAGGCGTTTTCATCAGCAATCGGTGCTGCGCGCCGATGGAACGTCCTGTGTCTCCTTTTGA
- a CDS encoding MAPEG family protein, with protein sequence MNNELTFLTWTLVLALVQVIAHGVARTKETGAKFNVSARDTTPPPYGIIAGRLYRAQTNLFETLPLFAAAVLIAHVAGRESALTAWGALLYFWGRLIYVPLYVMGIPVARTLVWMAATIGLILIFVAILI encoded by the coding sequence ATGAATAACGAATTGACCTTTCTGACTTGGACCCTGGTGCTGGCCCTGGTCCAAGTCATCGCGCATGGCGTCGCGCGGACCAAAGAGACGGGAGCGAAATTTAACGTGAGCGCGCGCGATACCACGCCGCCGCCCTATGGCATCATCGCTGGCCGCCTCTATCGCGCGCAAACCAATCTGTTCGAAACCCTGCCCCTGTTTGCCGCCGCCGTGCTCATTGCCCATGTGGCTGGGCGCGAAAGCGCCCTGACAGCCTGGGGTGCCCTCCTCTATTTCTGGGGCCGCCTCATCTATGTGCCGCTTTATGTCATGGGCATTCCCGTCGCGCGGACTTTGGTCTGGATGGCGGCCACCATCGGCCTCATCCTGATCTTTGTCGCCATTTTGATATGA
- a CDS encoding DUF3891 family protein translates to MLLRSEGLETIAFSQPSHAWLSGQLARQWGNAHFAPPEPFEDVCLATEQHDLGWQEWEAAPALNEKTGLPQQFFEVPGDVHMKLWREGIGTAQIYGRFVAVLVSLHAVTIYGFAFDPKTAEPAHAAKVHAFLDALAAQREEWLRQLRANPQFSNVVTNQALEHCRLLIGVLDRLSLDICFGVKSEKFYRNVPMTRRETTDLRLRPVDHDPAELVLTPWPFRQDVIKVRVLGKLLHSRFASQAQLDDALLKAQDQAVETILRAGETK, encoded by the coding sequence ATGTTGCTGCGTTCCGAAGGCTTGGAAACCATCGCCTTTTCCCAGCCAAGCCATGCCTGGTTATCGGGCCAGCTCGCGCGGCAATGGGGCAACGCGCATTTCGCTCCCCCCGAGCCCTTTGAAGATGTCTGTCTCGCCACCGAGCAGCATGATCTTGGCTGGCAAGAATGGGAGGCAGCGCCTGCCCTCAATGAAAAGACCGGCCTGCCCCAGCAGTTTTTCGAGGTGCCGGGCGACGTTCACATGAAACTCTGGCGCGAGGGCATTGGCACGGCGCAAATCTACGGCCGTTTTGTCGCTGTCCTCGTTTCGCTCCATGCCGTCACGATCTACGGGTTTGCCTTTGACCCCAAAACGGCTGAACCGGCCCATGCGGCAAAAGTTCATGCCTTTCTTGATGCCTTGGCGGCGCAACGGGAGGAATGGCTGCGCCAGCTCCGCGCCAATCCGCAATTTTCCAATGTCGTCACCAATCAAGCCCTGGAGCATTGCCGCCTTTTGATCGGCGTGCTCGATCGCCTCTCTCTCGACATTTGTTTCGGAGTAAAAAGCGAAAAATTTTATCGGAACGTGCCGATGACGAGACGTGAGACGACGGACCTGCGCCTGCGGCCGGTCGATCATGACCCCGCCGAACTCGTCCTGACTCCTTGGCCCTTCCGGCAAGATGTCATTAAAGTCCGCGTCCTCGGCAAACTGCTGCACAGCCGTTTTGCTTCGCAGGCCCAACTCGACGACGCTTTGCTCAAAGCGCAGGATCAGGCCGTGGAAACAATTTTGCGCGCTGGCGAGACCAAATAG
- a CDS encoding 4Fe-4S dicluster domain-containing protein, giving the protein MERPLTNGTRMVITCAELQTLIDALAARNYHVVGPRVRDGAIVYDGITRLSDLPSGWTDHQEPGRYHLERRQDEALFGFTVGPQAWKRFLHPPVETLLTMNKGAEGITISPGERAAPRFAFLGVRACEIHAIAIQDRVFCDGPYPDATYVMRRRDAFIVAVNCGVAGGTCFCVSMQTGPKAHSGFDLALTELIDGRAHEFLVEIGSEAGADVLEQVTHRPASDQQIAAAEAIMAHTASQMGRKLETDGIKDLLQGNPNHPRWDAVAARCLTCGNCTMVCPTCFCTTVEDHSDLMGTSAERVRKWDSCFTMDFSYIHGGSVRKTGVSRYRQWMTHKLASWIDQFGTSGCVGCGRCITWCPVGIDITEETAAIRAAPHPARGQQHGES; this is encoded by the coding sequence ATGGAGCGTCCCCTCACCAACGGAACAAGAATGGTGATCACCTGCGCTGAGTTGCAGACGCTCATCGATGCGCTCGCAGCCCGAAACTACCATGTCGTTGGACCGAGGGTGCGAGACGGCGCGATCGTCTATGACGGGATCACCCGGCTTTCCGATCTCCCCAGCGGCTGGACTGATCATCAGGAGCCGGGCCGTTATCATCTGGAACGCCGCCAAGATGAGGCTTTGTTCGGCTTTACTGTCGGTCCCCAGGCGTGGAAACGGTTTCTGCATCCGCCTGTAGAGACGCTTTTGACCATGAACAAAGGCGCAGAGGGGATCACAATCAGTCCCGGAGAGAGAGCCGCGCCCAGATTTGCTTTTCTCGGTGTGCGTGCCTGCGAGATCCACGCCATAGCCATTCAGGATCGGGTTTTCTGTGACGGGCCATACCCCGATGCAACCTATGTGATGCGCCGGCGCGATGCCTTCATCGTGGCCGTCAATTGCGGGGTTGCCGGAGGCACATGCTTTTGTGTGTCCATGCAGACGGGGCCGAAAGCACATTCGGGTTTTGACTTGGCGTTGACGGAACTCATAGATGGCCGTGCTCACGAGTTCCTTGTTGAGATCGGCAGTGAAGCCGGCGCCGATGTGCTCGAACAGGTCACACATCGCCCGGCCTCTGACCAACAGATAGCGGCTGCGGAAGCAATCATGGCCCATACGGCTAGCCAGATGGGACGTAAGCTGGAGACTGATGGAATCAAGGACCTTCTCCAGGGCAATCCCAATCATCCGCGCTGGGATGCTGTCGCCGCGCGTTGTCTGACGTGCGGCAATTGCACCATGGTCTGCCCGACCTGTTTTTGCACCACGGTCGAGGATCACAGCGATCTCATGGGAACATCCGCCGAGCGAGTGCGCAAGTGGGACTCCTGTTTCACTATGGATTTCTCCTATATCCATGGTGGCAGTGTGCGGAAGACGGGTGTTTCACGTTACCGGCAGTGGATGACGCACAAGCTCGCGAGCTGGATCGATCAATTCGGCACGTCGGGCTGTGTCGGCTGTGGCCGTTGCATTACCTGGTGCCCGGTGGGCATCGACATTACGGAAGAGACGGCCGCCATCAGGGCCGCTCCGCACCCCGCCCGAGGGCAACAGCATGGAGAATCTTGA
- a CDS encoding Crp/Fnr family transcriptional regulator has protein sequence MENLEPVLRQHPFFAGFAPKHFELVTGCARNHRFEAGHYLFREGEPANEFFLIRHGKVALEIVAPGQNPIVFATLGDGEIVGVSWLIPPYQWTFDARAVELTQAIGVDAACLRGKCEADHHFGYEMMKLFLPLLVQRLQATRLQILDIYGKH, from the coding sequence ATGGAGAATCTTGAGCCTGTTCTGAGGCAGCATCCATTCTTCGCCGGTTTCGCTCCGAAGCATTTTGAGCTCGTGACAGGCTGTGCCCGCAATCATCGTTTCGAGGCAGGGCACTATCTGTTTCGTGAAGGCGAGCCTGCAAATGAGTTCTTCCTGATCCGTCACGGCAAAGTCGCTCTCGAAATCGTCGCGCCAGGACAAAATCCGATCGTCTTTGCGACGCTTGGCGATGGAGAGATCGTCGGTGTGTCCTGGCTCATCCCGCCTTACCAGTGGACATTCGACGCACGCGCTGTGGAACTCACCCAGGCCATTGGCGTCGATGCCGCATGTCTGCGCGGGAAATGCGAAGCGGATCACCATTTCGGCTATGAGATGATGAAACTTTTCCTGCCGCTCCTGGTGCAGCGGCTCCAGGCGACCAGACTGCAGATCCTCGACATCTATGGAAAGCATTGA
- a CDS encoding FAD/NAD(P)-binding protein: MGVMDMSATDMGLMPCPDPFLPQLYRVSRVLRELSDTVTLALTSLSGSRPAFEPGQFNMLSVFGVGEVPISISGGSADDVVFVHTIRDLGAVSGAIAKLQPGTTIGLRGPFGMGWPVTDVEGADIVIVAGGLGLAPLRPAIYQILANRNRYGRVAILYGARTPNDILYRRELEQWRQRSDMDIEVTVDHASPDWHGNVGVVPALVSRMAFDPHETIALLCGPEVMMRFTVSVLRAVGLPSDHIYLAMERNMKCAIGLCGHCQFGPLFVCKDGPVMRFDRIADFFSIREI, from the coding sequence ATGGGTGTGATGGACATGAGTGCCACCGATATGGGCTTGATGCCATGCCCCGATCCATTCCTCCCGCAGCTCTATCGTGTCAGTCGGGTTCTCCGCGAGCTTTCCGACACCGTGACACTCGCACTCACCTCTCTCTCAGGCTCGCGGCCCGCTTTTGAGCCGGGGCAGTTCAACATGCTCTCTGTCTTCGGTGTCGGTGAGGTGCCCATCAGCATAAGCGGAGGCAGCGCGGATGATGTCGTTTTCGTGCATACTATCCGCGATCTCGGCGCAGTGAGCGGAGCCATCGCAAAGCTCCAGCCTGGCACGACAATCGGCCTGCGTGGCCCATTCGGAATGGGCTGGCCCGTCACTGACGTTGAAGGCGCGGATATTGTCATCGTGGCCGGAGGTCTCGGCCTCGCGCCGCTGCGCCCGGCCATCTACCAAATCCTCGCCAATCGCAACCGTTACGGTCGCGTTGCCATTTTGTACGGCGCCCGCACCCCGAATGACATCCTCTACCGTCGCGAATTGGAGCAATGGCGTCAGCGGTCGGACATGGATATCGAAGTGACTGTCGATCATGCGAGCCCCGACTGGCATGGCAATGTGGGCGTTGTACCGGCGCTGGTCTCGCGCATGGCTTTTGATCCCCATGAAACAATCGCTTTGCTCTGCGGACCGGAAGTGATGATGCGCTTCACCGTGAGTGTTTTGCGTGCGGTAGGCCTGCCTTCGGATCACATCTATCTTGCGATGGAACGCAACATGAAATGCGCCATTGGCCTCTGTGGTCATTGCCAGTTCGGGCCGCTCTTTGTCTGCAAGGATGGGCCAGTCATGCGGTTCGATCGAATCGCCGATTTCTTCTCCATCCGGGAGATCTGA